The Halobaculum magnesiiphilum genome contains the following window.
CGTCGAGGTCGGCGTGCGCCTGCCGGACGACCGCCTCGGCGCCGGCCTTCGAGACGGCGTACGCACCCATTCCCGGCTTCGCGTCGCGGGCGATCGACCCCGAGGGGACGAGGATCCGCGCGTCGTCGGCCAGGTACGGGACCGCCTCCCGGACCGTCGCGAACACGCCGCGGACGTTCGTGCGAAGCGTGTCGTCGAACCGGCTGTATGACTCGCCGTCGAGGGGCATCTCGCCGGGCGCGCCGTGGGTGACGCCGGCGTTGGCGACGACCACGTCGATCCCCTCGCGCTCGCCTGCGCGGTCGGCGTGTTCCATGAGGCGTTCGAGGTCGAACTCATCGCGCACGTCCGCCCGGAGGCCCGAGGCCGAGCGCGAGAGCGCGTCGACCGTCTCGTCGACCGCGTCGCCGTCGCGCGAGCAGACGACGACGTGTGCGCCGGCGTCGCCGAACGCCGAGGCGACGGCTCGCCCGACGCCGCGCGTTCCGCCGGTGACGACCGCGGTGATTCCGTCCATGGGATCGCCAGGGGTCGGCGGGAGGTAGTGGTTGCGGGCCGCGGCGCCGCGGGTGGAGGGGTCCGTGGGTGACGAAATAGGGCTCGTCGGAGAGCGCCCCCGTCCGTGCGCCCATATTTATACGCCGCCCCGCCGTAACACGGTTAATGCGTGACCCTCGTGACCGCTCCTCGCTGGCCGGCGAGGACGTGGTCGTGATCGGCGGCGGCTTCGGCGGGCTGTCGACGGCCTGCTACCTGGCCGACGCCGGCGCCGACGTGACCCTCCTGGAGAAGAACGAGCAGCTCGGCGGCCGGGCCTCCACGCTGGAGGCCGAGGGCTTCCGGTTCGACATGGGGCCGTCGTGGTACCTGATGCCCGACGTGTTCGAGACGTTCTTCGGCCACTTCGGCCGGAGGCCGTCGGAGTACTACTCGCTGTCGCGGCTGGACCCCCACTACCGGATCTTCTTCAAGGACGGCGATCGGGTGGATCTCGTTCCGGACCTGGAGACGAACCGCGAGACGTTCGAGTCGTACGAGACCGGCGCCGGCGACGCCTTCGACGACTACCTCCGCAAGTCCGAGCGCAACTACGAGATCGGGATGGAGCACTTCGTGTACGAACACCGCGACGACCTCGCGGACTTCGTCGACCCCGACGTGCTGCGCTACTCGTGGGGGCTGTCGCTGATCGGGTCGATGCAGGACCACGTCGAGGACTACTTCGATCACCCGAAGCTCCAGCAGATCATGCAGTACACGCTGGTGTTCCTCGGGGGATCGCCGCACAACACGCCGGCGCTGTACAACCTCATGAGCCACGTCGACTTCAACCTCGGCGTCTACTACCCGGACGGCGGCGTCGGCGCCGTCGTCGACGGCATCGTCGAGTTGGGCGCCGAACTCGGGGTCGACTACGTGACGAACGCGCCGGTCACCGCGATCAAAGGACAGCGCGGCGGGTTCAAGGTGGAGACCGCCGCCGGCGACGGCGACGCCGCGGCCGGGATGGCCGGAGTCGCCGCGGACGGCGCCGGTGACACGGCCGGCGCGTCGGCCGACGCCGCGATCGCGACCGGAGGCGGCGAGAGCTACTTCCCGGATCTCGTCGTCAGCGACGCCGACTACGCCCACACGGAGCAGGAGCTGCTCGCGCCGCGCAAGCGCCAGTACGACGCCGACTACTGGGAGTCGCGCACGTACGCCCCCTCCGCGTACCTCCTGTACATGGGCGTCGAGGGCGACGTGGAGGAGCTCGCCCACCACACGCTCGTGCTCCCGACCGACTGGGACGAGCACTTCGAGCAGATCTTCGAGGACCCGGCCTGGCCCGACGACCCCGCCTACTACCTCTGTGTCCCCTCGAAGACCGACGACACCGTCGCGCCGGAGGGGCACTCGAACCTGTTCGTCCTCGTCCCGATCGCGGCGGGGCTTGAGGACACGCCGGAACTCCGGAGCCGGTACCGCGAACTGGTCCTGGAGGACATCGCCGAGAACACCGGCGTCGACCTGCGCGAGCGCATCGTCTTCGAGGAGGAGTTCTGCGTCGACGACTTCGCGACGCGCTACAACTCGATGAAGGGGTCGGCGCTGGGGCTCGCGCACACGCTGCGCCAGACGGCGCCGTTCCGCCCCGGCCACGAGTCCTCGGAGGTGGACGGCCTCTACTTCACGGGGTCGACGACGACGCCCGGGATCGGGGTTCCCATGTGTCTGATCTCGGGGCTGCTCACGGCCGAAACGATGGCCGAATCGTCCTGACCGCGCCCATGCCGACCGCCACCGACCCGACCGATTCCGGCGACGCCGATGCGACCGACTCCGCCGATCCCGACGCGAGCGACTCCCTCGACGGCGACCCGACCGACCGCGCCGGCGCCGCCGCGAGCGCCCGCTACCTCCTGAAGCTCTCGCGCCCGCGCTTCTGGCTGTACCTCGCGGGGCCGATCGTCGTCGGGGTCGCCTTCGGCGCGGCGAACGTGGCCGAGCTATTCGCCCTGGAGAACGTCCTCCTGTTCGGCTACTTCCTGCTCCCGGCGAACCTGTTCCTCTACGGCGTCAACGACGTGTTCGACCGAGACGTCGACGAGGAGAACCCGAAGAAGGGCGGCCGGGAGGTCCGCTACGGCGGCGACCGCCTCGTCCCCGCGGTCGTCGTCGCGTCGCTGGCGCTGGGCGCGGGGACGTTCGCGATCATGCCGCCGGCGGCGTGGCCGTACCTCGCGGGCTTCTTCCTCCTCGGGGCGGGGTACTCGGCGCCGCCGCTGCGGTTCAAGACGACGCCGCTGCTGGATTCGCTGTCGAACGGGCTATACGTCCTCCCCGGCGCGGCGGCGTACGCCCTCGTCGCCGGAACCGCGCCGCCGCTCGCGGCGCTCGCGGGCGCGTGGCTGTGGGCGATGGGGATGCACACGTTCTCGGCGATCCCCGACATCGAGCCGGACCGCGCGGCGGGTATCCGGACGACCGCGACCGCGCTCGGCGAGTCGCGGACGCTCGTGTACTGCGCGGCCTGTTGGCTCGCCGCAGCGGGCGCGTTCGCAGCGGTCGACCCGCGGATCGGCGCGGTGTTGCTCGCGTACCCGGCCCTCGTGGCAGTCGTCCGCCTCGCGGGCGTCGCCGTCGACCGCGCGTACTGGTGGTTCCCCGCGATCAACACCGCCGTCGGCGCCGTACTCACGATGGGCGCGCTGACCCGGATCGTCCCCCCGGAGGCGGTGCTGCCGTGAGTCCCGAGACCCGCCCGGGACGGCTCACGGCCCTCCGCGAGGCGATACCGGCCGACCGGCGGGAGGCGGAGGCGAGCCTCGACGCGCTCGTGCGCGAGAACCGGTTCACCATCTCGGTCGTGTTTCCGGTCGTGGGCGCGGTCCTGCTCGTCGCCAGCGCGGAGGGCGCGTTCGCGGGCACGCCGCTTGCCCCGCTGGCGTTCAACGGCGGCATGCTCCTGCTCGGGACGCTCGTGATGCGCTCGCCGCTGGTGGTCGGACTCGCGCCGCTGGTGGGGAAACGCGAGTTGGCGGGGATCGGGCTGCTGTCGGCGTACGCGTACGCCATCGAGTACGTCGGCGTGACGACCGGGTGGCCCTACGGCGAGTTCGAGTACCTCGTCGCGCTCGGGCCGGAACTGGGCGGCGTTCCCCTGGGGTTGCCGGTGTTCTTCCTCCCGCTTGTGGCGAACGCCTACCTCCTGTGTCTGCTCCAGCTGGGCGACCGGGCGGAGCGCGCGGCCGTGCGGCTGCTCGCGGTCATCGCGCTCGTGCTCGTCATGGACGTGGTGCTGGATCCAGGGGCCGTCGCGCTCGGCTTCTGGGCGTACGAGGGGGTCGCCGACGCGGGCGCCGTCGGCGTGCTCTCCGGAGCGGGCTTCTACGGCGTCCCGCTGTCGAACTACGCCGGCTGGGTCGTCTCCGCGACCGTCGCGGTCGTCGCGCTCGACGCCGCCTTCGACCGCGCGGCGCTGCGCGAGCGCCTCGCCGAGTGCGAGTTCATGCTCGACGACATGGTGAGCTTCGTGCTGCTGTGGGGCGGCGTCAACCTCTGGTTCTGGAACCCCGTCGCCGCCGCGGTCGCGGCGTGCATCGGTATCGGACTGGTCCGTGCCGACCGCTTCGACGCGTCGCTGCTCAGGCAGGCGTTCTGAAGGACGGACCGGGAAGGAGAGGCCGCGGCGTCGACAAAGAAACCGAAACCGACCGCGTCAGCGCGCGCGAGAACGGCGACCCGCGGCGTCAGCGCGCGCGAGAACGGCGACCCGCGGCGTCAGCGCGCGGGGACGCGGTCGGCGTGGCCGGCGCCCGAACGGTTCGACTCGCTGTCGCCGTACCGGACACAGGAGACGCGGCGGAACACGGTTTCCGGGTCCTTACATCTGAACCACGCCCACCGCGTTCTGACGAACAGCTTCAGCTTGCGCAGCGACCCGAGTTCCGGCGTCTCGGTGAGCGTGTCGAAGCCGCGCTCGCGGATGAGCGCGTGGTGCTCGGCGTACAGCACCGCCGCCAGCAACACGGCGAACTGGCAGTCCTCGGGGAGGTATTTGATCCCCGCGACGCCCTCCTTGTACAGCGACTCCGCGCGGCGAAGCTCGTGGCGCATCGCCGCCTCGACGTTCCCGTCGAACTCGAAGCGCTTCAGCTGTGCCTCGGTGACGCCGTACTCGCGGAGGGTCTCCTGGGGAAGGTACACCCGGTCCAACTCGACGATGTCCTCGCGCACGTCCCGCAGGAAGTTCGACAGCTGGAACGCGTCGCCGAGGGCGGTCGCGTGCGGGAGGGCGGCATCGGGGTCCTCGGGGTCCATCACCGCCGTCATCATCCGACCGACGGCGGAGGCGGAGCCGTCCATGTACGCCTCGAGGGCCTCGTACGTCTCGTAGCGGTCGGTGTCGATGTCCTCGCGCATCGCCTCGATGAACGTCTCGACGTCCTCCTCGGCGATATCGTGTTCCTCACACAGCTCGGCGAACGCCGAGAGGACGGCGTCGTCGGTCTCCTCGCGGCCGAGCGCGGCGTCGCGGAGGCGATCCAGCTCCCGGCGCTGTTCCTCGGACGGGGCCGTCTCCGCGCCGTCGACGACCTCGTCGGCGACCCGGAAGAACGCGTACAGCACGTACGTCGGCTCGCGAACCCGTTCGGGCAGCACCCGGGTCGCGAAGTGGAAGGTCTTCCCCGTGCGCTGTTGGATGCGCTTGCTCCGGGCGATCTGGTCGTCGGCTACCATCGTCGCCCCGACGCGTCCCGCACGCTGTCTTCACTGTCCCGTCCTCGCATCTGAGTAGAATTCCTTACGGCGGCCGACACCATAACAGTTGGTGCCGGTTCGGGCGTGCGGTTTCGGCCGTTCTCGACCGGAATTTTCTCGCCGTGAGCCACGTCACATTGCGCCCGCTCGGCGCGCCGATCCCGACGGCGTTGCGAACGAGGCGGCGGTCAGCCGTAGAACGGGTCCGAACAGTCGAAGACGACGCCGTGATGCGGACAGACGTACTCGCAGTGGCGATGGACCATCGACGCCCCGCAGTAGGGACACGGGCGCGTCCGCTTCGTCGACTCCTCGGGTTCGCTCACGGTCGACCCGTCGTGGCGCGGCGACAAAGCGGTTCTGACCGCGCAGCGTCGTTCGGCGGCGACAGCGTCCACCGCCCATCCGCCGGCGGCCGTCCATCCGGCGACCGCGACGCCGCCGGCGACGGTCCCTCCGCCGACGCGACGGTTACCCCACCGTGCGCGTTTTACCGCTGGAAGCCCGTATACGCACGAATGACACCACCTCGCGTCCGGCGCGTCGCGGTCGCGACCGCCTCCGGCGTCGCGGTCGCGGCGGGCACGTTCCTCGTCGCCGGCTTCTCGCCCCGGTGGGTCGTCGTCGCGATCGCCCAGACCGTGCTGCTCGCGCTCCCCGACGCGGTGTTGGCGGCCGGGATCCAGGGACTGGGCAGCACCGGCCAGCCGCTGCTGGTCGCCGGCTCCGCCGGGCTCGCGGTGGCGCTGTTCGGCGGGCTCGCGCTGCTCGCGCTCCGTGTCGGCCGGGTCGCCGACAGAGACCGTGCCGAGATCGTCTTCCTCGTCGGGGCGCTCCAGGCGCTCGCGGCGTTCCTCCTGGCGGTGAACCCGGCGGCGGCCGTCGTCGGGGGCGCGCTCGGCGCAGCGGTCGTCGGTCTGGCGGGCGCGTCAGCGACCGGAACGGGGGAGGTCTCCCGGGGGCGACGCGGGCTGTTGCGGTCGGCGGGCGCCGCGGCGGCGGCCGTCGGCCTCGCGGGAGCAGGACCGCTCGCGCGGGCCATCGGCGGCGGGCCGGACGGACGCGACCGGGCGGAGCCGGTCGAGCGCGACCCCCTCGTCGAGCGCCTGCTCGATGGCGCCGCGGCGCGCTCGTTCGACCTCGCGGGCGCGGAGCCGCTCGTCTCCGAGTCGTTCTACGTCGTGGACAAGAACGCGGCCGACCCGCGGGTCGACCCCGACTCGTGGTCGCTGCGGGTCACCGGCGCCGTCGACGAGGAGATCGAGATCGACCTCGACGCGGTCGAATCGCGGCCCGCACAGCACCGGTTCGTCACGCTCCGGTGCGTCGGCGACACGGTGAACGGCCGGAAGACCGACACCGCGGTGTGGACCGGGTTCCCCGTCGCCGATCTCCTCGAGGAGTCGGGCGTTCGGCCCGACGGCTGCTGTGTCATGGTGCGCGCCGCGGACGACTACTACCAGGCGTTCCCGCTGTCGGCGCTGCGGGACGGCCTGCTCGCCTACCGGATGAACGGCCGTCCGCTCCCGCGCCAGCATGGTGCGCCGGTTCGGGCGCTGATCCCGGGTCACTGGGGGGAGATCAACGTGAAGTGGATCACCGAGATCGAGATCCTCGAGGAGGAGGCGACGGGCTACTGGGAGGAGCGCGGCTGGCACGGCACCGGCCCCGTCTCGACGGTCGCGAAGCTCCACCACGTCGAGACCGACGACGGCGCGGTCTCGGTCGGCGGCCACGCGTACGCCGGAACGAGGGGGGTCTCGGCCGTCGAGGTGTCGACCGACGGCGGCGACACCTGGAGCGAGGCCGACCTCACGGATCGCCTCCCCGGGGCGACCCCCGCCGACGCGGACCCCGACGACCCCGACGCCGTCGGCGGCGAGGCGGCGGACGCCTGGCGCGGCTGGCGCTACGAGTACGAGGCCGACGGGGAACACGAGGTCGTCGTCCGCGCGGTCGAGGCCGACGGCACCGTCCAGCCCGCCGCCGAGCGCGACCCGTTCCCCAGCGGCGCCTCCGGCTACGCGAGCCGGACGGTTCGCCCCTGAGCGGGTCCGGTCCCGGGTCGAGCGTCCAGAGCCCGGTCTATCGATCGGAGCCGTTATTAACCGCAACCGGCGCGTTAGCAACATGGCCGACGTGACTACCGACGGGGCCGGGCGTTCCCGGCCGACTCGGACCCGGCTGATCGGCGCCGCGAGCACGGCGGCGCTGGTGGCCGCCACCGCGTACGCGCTCGCGACGGGACGGACGAAGCTGTTCGGGATCGCGTGGATCGCGTTCGCGGCGATGGCGCTGGCAGGCTGGCTCGGCGCCCGGACGAGCGACACGCACGCCGGAACGCTCGTGTGGGGGTACGGGCTCGCCGCCGGCGCGATGATCACCAGCGCCGCCGTCTTCCTCCTCCCGCAGTCGATCGGTCAGCACCCCGCCTACGGCGGGTTCGGCGTCGCGCTCGGGCTGCTCGTCGGCTACGGCGCCCACACGCTCGGTCACCGCCTGTCGCACATGGACCTCCCGCTGGACCGCTCGCTGGCGGAGCTGACCGCCCACGCCGTGAGCGCCGGCGCCATCATCGGCATCATCTACGGCAACATGCCGGAGTTGGGCCTCCTGCTCGGGCTGTCGATCGTCTCCCACAAGGGACCGGCCGGCTACGCGGCGGTCCGCCGGTTCTCCGGTGGCGGCGGCGACTGGTCGGCGATCCTGCTGCCGGCGTCCGGCGTCGGCGTCGCCGCGATCGCCTCGTCGCTGTTCGCGCTGCCCGCCTCGGGGGCGGTCCGCGGCGTCGTCTTCGGCTTCGCGACCGGCGTCTTCCTCCACGTCGCGATGGACTTCCTCCCCGAGTGTGAGATCGGCAGCGAGGTCCACGAGTCGCTGAGCCACGAGGGCGACGCCCACACCCTGCTGGACCGCCTGCGCGTCCACGCCGTCGCCAGCACCGCGCTCGGCGGGCTCGCGGTGTTCGTCGGCTGGACGTTCGTCGTCTGATAAGGAAAACGGACCGCGGTTTCCACGGCGATGCTTACGACGTGACCCGTCGGATCTGCACGGAGATGCCGGCGGCCGCGACCAACAGCACCGCCAGGTTGAACGCGCCGTGGAACAGCGAGCGGTACTCCGCGACGACCCACTGGTTGATCGTCCGGGAGACGGCGCCGTAGAACTGGATGCCCGCGACGAGCGCGAGCACGACCAGCGCGACGAGCACGAGGTAGTTCACGTACCGGGTGACCCTGTCGCCGACGCCGGCCCCGCGGTCGGCCGTCTCGGTCGGCGCACCGCGATCGACGGATTCGGTCGCGCCGCCGCCGTCGACGCTCGCGGGCGTTCCGGAATCCGCAGACTTCGCCTCTCGCCCCGTCGTCGCCGGTTCGGTGTCGCTCGATTCGTCCGCCGTCTGGATCTTGTCGTCGGTGCCGCCGGTCTCGTCGGTGTGATCGGTCTCGTCGGTCCGGTCAGTGTTGTCGGTGTCGTCGGTCATTGTCGGGTTCGCCTCCGTGCGAGCAGCGCGGCGCCGAGCAGCGCCACGACCGCGAGCGCCGGGCCGAACCCGGGCGCCCCGGTCGAGGTCTCGGTCGCCCTCGGCGCCTCCGTCATTCGGTCGTCCGCCCCGTCGCCGCCTTCGAAGTCGCCGACCTCGAACTCCACCTCGCGGGTGGTCTCGTTGGCCGAGATCGTCTCGGTCGGGTCGAGGTTCGCCACCGAGCGCGCGGTGTCGACGAGGACGCCGTCGCGGTACACCGCGGCGTCGACGTAGTAGTTGTACTCGCTCGGAACGGTCACCTCGGTCGTCGCGTCGGCGGTGCGGCCGGGACCGATGTCGCTGACGGTCGTGGAGTCGCGCGCGGCGACGAGGTTCGACTCCGCCTGCCGGACGATGACCTCGACGCGCAACTCGTCGCTCGACTCGGCGCCGCCGTTCGTCAGCGACGCCGCGACCGCCAGAGTGGTTCGGTTCGCCTCCTCGTCGACCGAGGCAACGGACACCGAAAGCGGCGGCACCGCCTCGCTCTCGGTGAAGCGGACCTCGGTGCCGAGCGCCTCCAGCCCGGAGACCTCCGTCCGATCGCGGTCGACGACCTGTCCGTCGCGGAAGACGACCGTCTCGATCACGTAGCCGCCCTCGCGGGGCACCTCGATCGTCGCGTTCACCGGAACGCTCCGGTCGCCGGTCAATTCGTCCAGCTCGAGCGTCCGTTCGGTCGTCAGGAGGCCGGATTCCGCGTCGTAGGCGCGGTAGCGCACGGAGACGTTGTCCGTGGGGTTGCCGCGGTGGCCGATGCGGGTGTGGAGCGTCAGCGTCGCCGTCGCGCCGTCGACCTCCCCGGGTGCGATCGCCGGCGACTCGGCGATAGAGACGTGACCGGGACGGACCGGCCCGTCCGCGGTCGGGTCTGCGAGGACGCCGGGACCCACGGCGACCCCGAGGAGGGCGACGAGCAGGACGGCGACCGCGCCCGCGGTCAGCCGTCGTTCTCGTGACATGCGGCCGGGACTGCACAGGCGCGTGGTAAACCCTTTGTGCTGTCCCGATCCCGCACAGTTCCCCGACCCGACGATCGCCGGTACCGTTTTGCGCCGTGCGCTCGGGAGTTCGATCATGCTGTACGTCCTGGCGACGAACTCGGTTCGAACCAGCGAGGTGCTGTGCGAGTACCTCCGCGACCGACTCGCACCCGGCGATGCGGTCCACGCGGTCAACTCCCAACGGGGCGGCGACCGGACGGATTCCGTCGAGATCAGGGACGGCGAGAACGCGCTCGCCGCCGTCGAGGACGCGCTCGGGGGTGTCGCGGACGTGACCGTCGAAACGCACCAGTTCGTGCGCGGCAACCCGCCCGCCGAGGACGTGCTCGCGTACGCCGACGACGTGGACGCCGACGAGTTCGTCATCGGGATCCGCGACCGCTCGCCGACGGCGAAGGTGGTCTTCGGCAGCGTCGCCCAGGACATCCTCCTCGGGTCGAACCTCCCGATGCGCGTCGTCCCCCGGGAACAGGTGTAGGAACGCCGATCCCCCGCCCGTCGCCCTCCCTCGGCCGCACGCTACCTTTCGTGAGTCCGGTTCGCACACCGGCGGGTGATTGAAGCGCCGGGACGGCGAGGTCCGGGGTATGCCCGGTCCCGTGTTCCGTCGCGGCGAGACGGTCGAACTGCGGACGGTCGAGGAGGAAGACGCCGGTTTCCTGGCAGAGCTGGTCAACGACCCGCGGGTCCGCGCGGGGACCGCGATGGCGACCCCGGTCAGCGAGGCGGACGAACGCGAGTGGATCGACGCCGTCGGCGACGACGGCGGGGTGCACCTGCTCGCGTGCGTCGACGGCGACCCCGTCGGGATCGCCGGCGTGAACGCGCCGAACGAGACGTGGGGGGTGGCGGAGCTCGGCTATCAGTTCGCGCCCGACGCCTGGGGGAACGGCTACGCCACCGACGCCGCCCGCGAGCTGTGCGCCCACGCCTTCGCGGAGCGACGCCTCCACAAGGTGTCCGCGAAGGTGTACGAGACGAACCCCGCCTCCGCGCGGGTGTTGGAGAAGGTCGGCTTCGTCGAGGAGGGACGCCACCGCCGGGAGGCGTTCGTCGACGGCGAGCACGTCGACGTCAGGCGGTTCGGCCTGCTCGCCGACGAGTGGCGCAGCGAGGCCGACAGCCGATAGCGTTCGCGGCGGCCTTCCGCCGGCCGTCCCCGCTCGAACGGACGACGACCAACGCCGTCGATACCGAGGCGAGCGGGAGTCTCGCCTGGGTCGATCCCGGGTACCGGCCCTACTTCGTCCACCTGATCTCGTATTCGAGTTCGTACCGCTGCTCGCCCGTCTCCGAGTCGGTGAGGCGTTCGAGTTCGACTTCGAACGTCGGGTCCTCGGGGACGGCGACCTCCCGTTGGGTCTCGGGACTCTCGAGGCGGACGGTTCCGGCTTCGATCGCTTCGGCCGCGGCGACGAGCGTCTCGGCGATCTCCGCTCTCGTTCGCGGTTCCTCGGTCTTGAACAGCTCCTCCTCGGGCATACTCGACTGTCGGTTCCCGGAGGTATTAGCGTCCCCTGTCGGTTCCCGTGGCGTGGGTTCGAGGATCGGTTCCCCGCCGTTCACCGCGGTTCCGGGGCGAGAGACATCGCTTGAGGCGTCTGGGGACAACCGCGCGCTCAGCGACCGGTTCCGTCGTTCGGACGCACACTATCGCGTCCGGACGCGCAGTTGTCTACTCCAGCAGCTCCTCGGCGAGCATCGGGACGAACGTCCCCACGTCGGTCACCATCCCGACCGCCTGCGCGGAGCCGCGGTCGAGCAGTTGCGTGACGGTGGCGGGGTTGATGTCGACGCAGACGGTTCGCGTCGTCGACGGGAGGCAGTTGCCCACCGCCACCGAGTGAAGCAACGACGAGAGCATGAGCACGAGGTCCGCGTCCCGAGCCTGGTCACGGATGGCGTTCTGTGCCTCGACGGCGTCGGTGATCGTGTCCGGGAGCGGGCCGTCGTCGCGGATCGAGCCCGCGAGCACGAAGTCGCGGTCGTTGTCGACGCACTCGTACATGACGCCCTCGGTGATCAGCCCCTCGTCGACGGCGTCCTCGATGCCGCCCGCCCGGATCACCTCGCTGATCGTGTAGATGTGGTGTTTGTGACCCTTCCGGGGGTGTTCCATCGTCTCCACGTCCATCCCGAGGCTGGTGCCGTACATCGACCGCTCCATGTCGTGGACAGCGAAGCCGTTGCCCGCCGAGATCGCGTCGACGTACCCCTCGCGAACGAGCCGCGCGAGCCCGGGCCCGCCGCCCGAGTGGATGACCGCGGGGCCGGCGACACACAGCACGCGCCCGCCCTGGGCCTTCGTCTCGGCGATCGCCTCGGCGATGTCCCGGATGAGCGACGCGGAGGGACGCTCGGCTGAAACGCCCCCGCGCATGAACCCGAACGGTCCCGAGGAGTCGCGGGGGCGTTCCGGCGGCTTCACCCGGATGCCGGCGTCGCCGGTGACGACGAGGTCGCCCGCCTCGATCCCGTTGAGCACCTTCGTCTCGGCGGAGACCGAGTCGCCGTCGCGGTCCACGACGATCGCACAGTCCATCTCGATGTTGTCCACGCCGACCCAGTCGCCGTCGACGCGCACGTCGGTCGGGTGGTTCGTCGTC
Protein-coding sequences here:
- a CDS encoding phytoene/squalene synthase family protein produces the protein MVADDQIARSKRIQQRTGKTFHFATRVLPERVREPTYVLYAFFRVADEVVDGAETAPSEEQRRELDRLRDAALGREETDDAVLSAFAELCEEHDIAEEDVETFIEAMREDIDTDRYETYEALEAYMDGSASAVGRMMTAVMDPEDPDAALPHATALGDAFQLSNFLRDVREDIVELDRVYLPQETLREYGVTEAQLKRFEFDGNVEAAMRHELRRAESLYKEGVAGIKYLPEDCQFAVLLAAVLYAEHHALIRERGFDTLTETPELGSLRKLKLFVRTRWAWFRCKDPETVFRRVSCVRYGDSESNRSGAGHADRVPAR
- a CDS encoding prenyltransferase, whose protein sequence is MPTATDPTDSGDADATDSADPDASDSLDGDPTDRAGAAASARYLLKLSRPRFWLYLAGPIVVGVAFGAANVAELFALENVLLFGYFLLPANLFLYGVNDVFDRDVDEENPKKGGREVRYGGDRLVPAVVVASLALGAGTFAIMPPAAWPYLAGFFLLGAGYSAPPLRFKTTPLLDSLSNGLYVLPGAAAYALVAGTAPPLAALAGAWLWAMGMHTFSAIPDIEPDRAAGIRTTATALGESRTLVYCAACWLAAAGAFAAVDPRIGAVLLAYPALVAVVRLAGVAVDRAYWWFPAINTAVGAVLTMGALTRIVPPEAVLP
- a CDS encoding ZIP family metal transporter; this translates as MADVTTDGAGRSRPTRTRLIGAASTAALVAATAYALATGRTKLFGIAWIAFAAMALAGWLGARTSDTHAGTLVWGYGLAAGAMITSAAVFLLPQSIGQHPAYGGFGVALGLLVGYGAHTLGHRLSHMDLPLDRSLAELTAHAVSAGAIIGIIYGNMPELGLLLGLSIVSHKGPAGYAAVRRFSGGGGDWSAILLPASGVGVAAIASSLFALPASGAVRGVVFGFATGVFLHVAMDFLPECEIGSEVHESLSHEGDAHTLLDRLRVHAVASTALGGLAVFVGWTFVV
- a CDS encoding molybdopterin-dependent oxidoreductase is translated as MTPPRVRRVAVATASGVAVAAGTFLVAGFSPRWVVVAIAQTVLLALPDAVLAAGIQGLGSTGQPLLVAGSAGLAVALFGGLALLALRVGRVADRDRAEIVFLVGALQALAAFLLAVNPAAAVVGGALGAAVVGLAGASATGTGEVSRGRRGLLRSAGAAAAAVGLAGAGPLARAIGGGPDGRDRAEPVERDPLVERLLDGAAARSFDLAGAEPLVSESFYVVDKNAADPRVDPDSWSLRVTGAVDEEIEIDLDAVESRPAQHRFVTLRCVGDTVNGRKTDTAVWTGFPVADLLEESGVRPDGCCVMVRAADDYYQAFPLSALRDGLLAYRMNGRPLPRQHGAPVRALIPGHWGEINVKWITEIEILEEEATGYWEERGWHGTGPVSTVAKLHHVETDDGAVSVGGHAYAGTRGVSAVEVSTDGGDTWSEADLTDRLPGATPADADPDDPDAVGGEAADAWRGWRYEYEADGEHEVVVRAVEADGTVQPAAERDPFPSGASGYASRTVRP
- the cruF gene encoding bisanhydrobacterioruberin hydratase; this encodes MSPETRPGRLTALREAIPADRREAEASLDALVRENRFTISVVFPVVGAVLLVASAEGAFAGTPLAPLAFNGGMLLLGTLVMRSPLVVGLAPLVGKRELAGIGLLSAYAYAIEYVGVTTGWPYGEFEYLVALGPELGGVPLGLPVFFLPLVANAYLLCLLQLGDRAERAAVRLLAVIALVLVMDVVLDPGAVALGFWAYEGVADAGAVGVLSGAGFYGVPLSNYAGWVVSATVAVVALDAAFDRAALRERLAECEFMLDDMVSFVLLWGGVNLWFWNPVAAAVAACIGIGLVRADRFDASLLRQAF
- a CDS encoding universal stress protein, with translation MMLYVLATNSVRTSEVLCEYLRDRLAPGDAVHAVNSQRGGDRTDSVEIRDGENALAAVEDALGGVADVTVETHQFVRGNPPAEDVLAYADDVDADEFVIGIRDRSPTAKVVFGSVAQDILLGSNLPMRVVPREQV
- a CDS encoding HVO_2523 family zinc finger protein, producing MSEPEESTKRTRPCPYCGASMVHRHCEYVCPHHGVVFDCSDPFYG
- a CDS encoding DUF7490 domain-containing protein; amino-acid sequence: MSRERRLTAGAVAVLLVALLGVAVGPGVLADPTADGPVRPGHVSIAESPAIAPGEVDGATATLTLHTRIGHRGNPTDNVSVRYRAYDAESGLLTTERTLELDELTGDRSVPVNATIEVPREGGYVIETVVFRDGQVVDRDRTEVSGLEALGTEVRFTESEAVPPLSVSVASVDEEANRTTLAVAASLTNGGAESSDELRVEVIVRQAESNLVAARDSTTVSDIGPGRTADATTEVTVPSEYNYYVDAAVYRDGVLVDTARSVANLDPTETISANETTREVEFEVGDFEGGDGADDRMTEAPRATETSTGAPGFGPALAVVALLGAALLARRRTRQ
- a CDS encoding SDR family NAD(P)-dependent oxidoreductase gives rise to the protein MDGITAVVTGGTRGVGRAVASAFGDAGAHVVVCSRDGDAVDETVDALSRSASGLRADVRDEFDLERLMEHADRAGEREGIDVVVANAGVTHGAPGEMPLDGESYSRFDDTLRTNVRGVFATVREAVPYLADDARILVPSGSIARDAKPGMGAYAVSKAGAEAVVRQAHADLDATAMTLDPGLVDTALTGNQDGRKPEDVAPMFVWAATEADADEHGGAVVGLREWKSATR
- a CDS encoding phytoene desaturase family protein, which produces MRDPRDRSSLAGEDVVVIGGGFGGLSTACYLADAGADVTLLEKNEQLGGRASTLEAEGFRFDMGPSWYLMPDVFETFFGHFGRRPSEYYSLSRLDPHYRIFFKDGDRVDLVPDLETNRETFESYETGAGDAFDDYLRKSERNYEIGMEHFVYEHRDDLADFVDPDVLRYSWGLSLIGSMQDHVEDYFDHPKLQQIMQYTLVFLGGSPHNTPALYNLMSHVDFNLGVYYPDGGVGAVVDGIVELGAELGVDYVTNAPVTAIKGQRGGFKVETAAGDGDAAAGMAGVAADGAGDTAGASADAAIATGGGESYFPDLVVSDADYAHTEQELLAPRKRQYDADYWESRTYAPSAYLLYMGVEGDVEELAHHTLVLPTDWDEHFEQIFEDPAWPDDPAYYLCVPSKTDDTVAPEGHSNLFVLVPIAAGLEDTPELRSRYRELVLEDIAENTGVDLRERIVFEEEFCVDDFATRYNSMKGSALGLAHTLRQTAPFRPGHESSEVDGLYFTGSTTTPGIGVPMCLISGLLTAETMAESS